From Emcibacter nanhaiensis, one genomic window encodes:
- a CDS encoding DUF1489 family protein gives MSVHLLKLCVGIDSIEHLIEVRKGREQRLPDGRPYNYHITRFAPKRAEEVLDGGSLYWIIKGFVQVRQRIIGFEPVETDNGTKCKIIMDTKLVRTESQPRRPHQGWRYLESADAPRDLPDGVSADDLPPALRRDLQDLGLI, from the coding sequence GTGAGTGTTCATCTTCTGAAGCTCTGCGTTGGCATCGACTCCATTGAACATCTGATCGAAGTGCGGAAAGGCCGCGAGCAACGACTGCCGGACGGCCGCCCCTATAATTACCATATCACCCGTTTTGCTCCGAAGCGGGCGGAGGAGGTGCTGGACGGCGGCTCGCTCTACTGGATCATCAAGGGCTTTGTCCAGGTGCGGCAACGGATCATCGGCTTCGAGCCGGTGGAAACCGACAACGGCACCAAATGTAAAATCATCATGGACACGAAGCTGGTACGGACAGAAAGCCAGCCGCGACGGCCGCACCAGGGCTGGCGTTATCTGGAGTCGGCAGACGCGCCGCGGGATTTGCCGGACGGCGTGAGCGCGGACGACCTGCCGCCGGCGTTGCGCCGCGACCTGCAGGACCTTGGCCTGATTTAG
- the mgtE gene encoding magnesium transporter, whose protein sequence is MIDQDLLEPERKRKKKKKKNKKKKKLKQELLQHGPELVQEVVRAIEEEDIEVLDEVVEALHSADLADLFEQLTTEDRAALVSHLGEELDPDVLTELDEVARDHVITEMQDQHVVKAISELETDDAIHLLEDLDEDEQRKILDALPEDDRRAVEEGLSYPEESAGRLLQKKLIAVPSLWSVGKVIDFLREESSLPEDFYEIFVVDPLHHPIGTVRLSHLLRSGREVLVSDIMDTDPKVVPVDMDQEEVAFLFRQYDLTSMGVVDQNGRLIGMITVDDVVDVIDEEVQEDILRMAGVQDTDILETVWEASRNRIMWLVVNLGTALLASTVIAQFDATIEQMVALAILMPIVASLGGNAGNQAMTVAVRALATKELTPSNAMRVVTRELSIGLLNGSALAVLIGGLTAIWFKNPELGGVIALAMVVNVIVAGLAGIMVPLTLEKMKVDPALASTVLVTAITDVIGFLAFLGFAAFFLL, encoded by the coding sequence ATGATAGATCAGGACCTTCTTGAGCCCGAGCGCAAGAGGAAAAAGAAAAAAAAGAAGAATAAGAAAAAAAAGAAACTGAAGCAGGAACTGCTTCAGCACGGCCCCGAGCTTGTCCAGGAAGTCGTCCGCGCCATTGAGGAAGAAGACATTGAGGTCCTTGACGAGGTTGTCGAGGCGCTCCATTCCGCCGACCTGGCCGATCTGTTTGAACAGCTGACCACCGAAGACCGCGCCGCCCTGGTTTCCCACCTGGGTGAGGAACTTGATCCGGATGTGCTGACCGAGCTGGACGAGGTCGCCCGTGACCATGTGATCACGGAAATGCAAGACCAGCATGTGGTCAAGGCCATTTCCGAACTGGAAACCGACGACGCCATCCACCTGCTGGAAGACCTGGACGAGGATGAACAGCGCAAGATCCTTGATGCGCTGCCGGAGGATGACCGGCGGGCGGTTGAGGAGGGCCTGTCCTATCCCGAGGAAAGTGCCGGGCGCCTGCTGCAGAAAAAGCTGATCGCCGTGCCCAGCCTGTGGTCAGTAGGCAAGGTGATCGATTTCCTGCGCGAGGAATCTTCCCTGCCGGAAGATTTTTACGAGATCTTCGTGGTCGATCCGCTGCATCACCCGATCGGCACCGTGCGGCTCAGTCATCTGCTGCGCTCTGGCCGTGAGGTACTGGTCAGCGATATCATGGATACCGATCCCAAGGTGGTGCCGGTGGACATGGACCAGGAAGAAGTGGCCTTTCTGTTCCGGCAGTATGACCTGACCTCCATGGGGGTTGTCGACCAGAACGGCCGGTTGATCGGTATGATTACAGTGGATGACGTGGTTGACGTGATCGATGAAGAAGTGCAGGAGGACATTCTGCGCATGGCCGGGGTGCAGGACACCGACATTCTGGAAACTGTCTGGGAAGCGTCCCGCAACCGGATCATGTGGCTGGTGGTCAATCTGGGGACCGCCTTGCTGGCCTCGACCGTGATTGCCCAGTTCGATGCCACCATTGAACAGATGGTGGCCCTGGCTATCCTGATGCCGATTGTCGCCTCACTCGGCGGCAATGCGGGCAACCAGGCCATGACGGTGGCGGTTCGGGCGCTGGCGACCAAGGAGCTGACGCCGTCCAACGCGATGAGGGTGGTGACCCGTGAATTGTCGATCGGCCTGCTCAACGGCAGCGCGTTGGCGGTTCTGATCGGCGGGCTTACTGCAATATGGTTCAAGAATCCGGAACTGGGCGGGGTGATTGCCCTGGCCATGGTGGTCAATGTGATCGTCGCCGGTCTCGCCGGTATTATGGTGCCGCTGACCCTGGAAAAAATGAAGGTCGACCCGGCCTTGGCCAGTACGGTGCTGGTGACGGCGATTACCGATGTGATCGGTTTCCTGGCCTTCCTCGGTTTCGCCGCTTTCTTCCTGCTCTGA
- a CDS encoding pyridoxal-phosphate-dependent aminotransferase family protein produces the protein MSVFTPPKRTLMGPGPSDVPERILEAMSQPTIGHFDPAFQGLMDDIKGLLKYAFRTENALTFPLSAPGSAGMECCFVNLLEPGDKAVVCRNGVFGGRMIENVERCGAIAVVVESDWGEPVDPGLLEETLKDHPDAKLVAFVQAETSTGVSSDAKTLCRIAREHDCLTVVDAVTSLGGTPLEVDKWGIDAVYSGSQKCLSCPPGLSPVSFSERALDAIRNRKTKVQSWFLDLSLVMDYWDGAGGRTYHHTAPVNAMYGLHESLCILKEEGLEEAWARHRTMHEKLRDGLEDMGLELLVKPDYRLPQLNTVKIPDHVTDEAALRKRLLEEFNLEIGAGLGALAGKVWRLGLMGHSARQENVELCLGALRRVLN, from the coding sequence ATGAGTGTATTTACCCCCCCGAAAAGAACCCTGATGGGCCCCGGCCCGTCCGATGTGCCCGAGCGTATTCTCGAGGCCATGAGCCAGCCCACCATCGGCCATTTTGATCCCGCATTCCAGGGACTGATGGACGACATCAAAGGCTTGCTCAAATATGCCTTCCGCACTGAAAACGCCCTCACCTTTCCCCTGTCCGCACCGGGCTCGGCCGGCATGGAATGCTGTTTCGTCAACCTGCTGGAGCCGGGCGACAAGGCCGTGGTCTGCCGCAACGGCGTGTTCGGCGGGCGCATGATCGAGAATGTGGAACGCTGCGGCGCCATCGCCGTGGTGGTGGAAAGCGACTGGGGCGAGCCGGTGGATCCTGGGCTGCTGGAAGAAACCCTCAAGGACCATCCCGACGCCAAACTGGTAGCGTTCGTCCAGGCGGAAACCTCCACCGGCGTGTCGTCAGATGCAAAGACCCTGTGCCGGATCGCCCGGGAGCATGACTGCCTGACGGTGGTCGATGCGGTGACCTCGCTTGGCGGCACCCCGCTGGAGGTGGACAAATGGGGCATCGATGCGGTCTATAGCGGCAGCCAGAAGTGCCTGAGCTGCCCGCCGGGCCTCAGCCCGGTGAGCTTCTCCGAGCGGGCGCTGGACGCGATCAGGAACCGCAAGACCAAAGTACAGAGCTGGTTCCTTGACCTCAGCTTGGTGATGGATTACTGGGACGGCGCCGGTGGGCGCACCTATCACCATACCGCGCCGGTCAATGCCATGTACGGTCTGCATGAAAGCCTGTGTATCCTCAAGGAAGAAGGACTGGAGGAAGCCTGGGCCCGGCACCGGACCATGCATGAAAAACTGCGCGACGGGCTCGAGGACATGGGGCTCGAGCTATTGGTCAAGCCGGACTACCGCCTGCCGCAACTGAACACGGTCAAAATACCCGATCACGTCACTGACGAAGCCGCGCTCCGGAAGCGGCTCTTGGAGGAGTTCAACCTGGAAATCGGCGCCGGGCTCGGCGCGCTGGCCGGCAAGGTCTGGCGCCTCGGCCTGATGGGCCATAGCGCGCGGCAGGAAAATGTGGAATTGTGCCTGGGGGCGTTGAGAAGGGTGTTGAATTAG
- a CDS encoding DUF6616 family protein, producing the protein MHTFIELWNIKDSWRALSESDRAAFMEKLGPAIAQLAEQGVTCKGFGFAEEVDHRAPFDFFSVWDCTERKAAEKFEQAVAASGWYDYFEHKNVCGVLQSPEVILKQHIELT; encoded by the coding sequence ATGCATACCTTCATCGAACTGTGGAACATCAAAGACAGTTGGCGGGCATTAAGCGAGAGTGACCGGGCCGCGTTTATGGAAAAGCTCGGCCCGGCCATCGCCCAGCTCGCCGAACAGGGCGTCACCTGCAAAGGCTTCGGCTTTGCCGAAGAGGTGGATCACCGCGCCCCCTTTGACTTCTTTTCCGTCTGGGACTGCACGGAGCGGAAAGCTGCGGAGAAATTCGAGCAGGCAGTCGCCGCCTCCGGCTGGTATGATTATTTTGAGCACAAAAATGTCTGTGGCGTGTTGCAGTCACCGGAGGTGATCCTGAAACAGCATATTGAACTTACCTGA